Proteins from a genomic interval of Dama dama isolate Ldn47 chromosome 1, ASM3311817v1, whole genome shotgun sequence:
- the LOC133072692 gene encoding olfactory receptor 5G3-like, which translates to MITLIGIDPRLHTPMYFFLSHLSFVDLCSSSSVAPKMLCDIFVERKGISFMGCAAQMWFLGFFVASECFLLASMAYDRYAAICKPLLYTLIMSQRVCVQLGIGPYAVALVSSMTHTTLTFRLPFCGPNVINHFFCDISPLLSLVCTDTSVIKCILFTLAGAIGLLSGLIIMISYVCILVAILRIQTANGRRKAFSTCSSHLAVVSILYGTLFFVYVRPSSSSSLDICKVISLFYMVLTPMLNPLIYSLRNKEVKNSFSRRFERKTIFKDG; encoded by the coding sequence ATGATCACTCTCATAGGGATTGATCCCAGACTCCACACTCCTATGTACTTTTTTCTTAGCCACTTGTCCTTTGTAGACTTGTGTTCCTCTTCTTCTGTTGCCCCCAAGATGCTGTGTGATATCTTTGTGGAGAGAAAGGGCATCTCTTTCATGGGTTGTGCTGCACAGATGTGGTTCCTTGGTTTTTTTGTGGCAAGTGAATGTTTCCTGCTGGCTTCCATGGCCTATGATCGGTATGcggccatctgcaagcccttgTTGTACACACTCATTATGTCCCAGAGGGTCTGTGTGCAGCTGGGTATAGGCCCTTATGCTGTGGCTCTTGTAAGCTCTATGACCCACACCACACTGACATTTCGCTTACCCTTCTGTGGTCCAAATGTTATCAATCACTTTTTCTGTGACATTTCACCACTGCTTTCCCTAGTGTGCACAGACACCTCAGTGATTAAATGTATACTTTTCACCTTGGCTGGAGCAATAGGCTTACTCAGCGGCCTGATCATCATGATCTCCTATGTTTGCATCCTGGTGGCCATCCTGAGGATCCAGACTGCCAATGGGAGGAGGAAAGCTTTCTCTACTTGTTCTTCTCACCTGGCAGTTGTCTccatcctgtatgggactcttttcTTCGTTTATGTTCGACCTAGCTCAAGTTCCTCCCTAGATATCTGTAAAGTGATTTCCCTCTTTTACATGGTATTAACTCCCATGTTGAACCCTCTTATCTACAGCTTGAGGAACAAAGAGGTGAAGAATTCATTCAGCAGGAGGTTTGaaaggaaaactatttttaaagatgGATAA